A region from the Lytechinus variegatus isolate NC3 chromosome 6, Lvar_3.0, whole genome shotgun sequence genome encodes:
- the LOC121417214 gene encoding integrase/recombinase xerD homolog — MISSSVTSLLELQTSLKMVGRWLMSTYRRNSQVIPMTTRKSELLKTEQLQNVGKRRLTGPRLHPTNPNVGLRKLSLILMLLFVAICNKVDLNLTRFIHRDHSTYASVAASRDIGGGIARIPNPPKKAQASKDTGFAIPELSERVERDLESERGEMNRYLSFQTPATSGVELGQQSVADSNSNTSGQKKSKDIDFKDTLTRVLEASRAESTVKKYKRAVEATWNAWCRNSGTSCQDLCQESIARYFIFLFNGGSPYSKIETAFYALKWQVDCSINTRNRSNPCESKFLKLILEGIKRILARPVNRKEPITPDMLLSIVHKFDSGSVKDLRNCSMLLLAYAGFLRFDELSNIKLSDIELFDSHMKVFLEKSKTDQFREGAWVIVSTTGKATCPVNMMRRYLESTQSVSRDENDFVFRPLTFCKSQNCYKLRKGKMSYSRCREIFKEVLEAIGVNSKQFGLHSLRAGGATAAAQIGVPDRLFKRHGRWASDSSKDRYVKESLKIRCLFH; from the exons ATGATATCCTCAAGCGTAACAAGCTTATTAGAATTGCAGACAAGTCTGAAGATGGTTGGAAGGTGGTTGATGAGTACCTATCGGAGGAACTCGCAAGTGATTCCGATGACGACAAGAAAATCAGAGCTGCTCAAAACAGAGCAGCTTCAAAACGTAGGAAAGCGAAGATTAACAGGTCCAAGGCTACACCCTACAAATCCCAACGTCGGCCTCAGGAAACTTTCCCTAATCCTGATGCTACTTTTCGTAGCTATATGCAACAAGGTCGACCTCAATTTAACCAGGTTCATACATCGAGACCATTCGACTTATGCTTCGGTTGCGGCAAGTCGGGACATTGGAGGAGGAATTGCCCGAATACCAAACCCACCAAAGAAGGCACAGGCCTCTAAAGATACCGGATTCG CAATACCTGAATTAAGCGAAAGAGTCGAAAGAGATCTGGAATCGGAGAGGGGAGAGATGAATCG ATACTTGTCTTTTCAGACGCCAGCCACATCGGGTGTGGAGCTTGGTCAGCAGAGTGTGGCGGACTCAAATTCCAACACATCTGGTCAGAAGAAGAGCAAG GACATTGACTTCAAAGACACACTCACGAGAGTTTTAGAAGCTTCCCGGGCAGAGAGCACGGTCAAGAAATATAAACGTGCAGTAGAAGCAACATGGAATGCGTGGTGTAGAAACAGTGGCACGTCATGTCAAGACTTATGTCAAGAAAGCATTGCAAGgtactttatatttttgttcaatggAGGATCTCCATATAGCAAAATAGAGACAGCTTTTTATGCTTTAAAATGGCAAGTTGATTGTTCAATTAATACAAGGAACAGAAGTAACCCTTGCGAATCTAAGttcttgaaattgattttagaaGGGATCAAGAGGATCCTAGCAAGACCGGTGAATAGGAAAGAACCTATTACCCCTGACATGCTTTTGAGTATCGTTCATAAGTTTGACTCTGGATCTGTGAAAGATCTTCGTAATTGTTCTATGTTATTGTTAGCATATGCAGGTTTTTTAAGATTCGATGAACTTTCCAACATTAAGCTTAGTGACATTGAATTATTTGACTCTCATATGAAAGTTTTCCTTGAGAAAAGTAAAACTGACCAATTTCGAGAAGGAGCCTGGGTAATCGTTTCTACCACTGGAAAAGCGACATGTCCAGTTAATATGATGCGCAGATATTTAGAGAGTACACAATCTGTATCTAgagatgaaaatgattttgtgttcAGGCCTCTTACCTTTTGTAAATctcaaaattgttacaaactcaGAAAAGGAAAGATGTCCTATTCGAGATGCAGGGAGATTTTCAAAGAAGTTCTAGAAGCTATCGGGGTAAACTCGAAACAGTTTGGGTTACATAGCCTGAGGGCGGGTGGTGCTACGGCAGCAGCCCAAATCGGAGTACCAGATCGCCTATTTAAAAGGCACGGCAGATGGGCATCAGATTCTTCTAAAGACAGATATGTAAAAGAATCTCTTAAAATAAGATGTTTGTTTCATTAA